The following coding sequences are from one Paenarthrobacter ureafaciens window:
- a CDS encoding PHP domain-containing protein, which produces MDPVEALDEISFWLERSLAPTFKVQAFRKAADVVRQLPPGELPRLIASGRLTSLKGVGNRSAEVISQAMEDRVPDYLADLRERGSEPLAAGGHGLASALRGDLHSHSNWSDGGSPIETMVAAARTLGREYLALTDHSPNLTIANGLSAERLEQQLGIVEEVNAGQDGFRLLKGIEVDILEDGTLDQTPEMLERLNVVVASVHSKLRSDSKTMTQRMLGGISDPHTNVLGHCTGRLVQGSRGTRPESEFDAAKVFKECAEWGVAVEINSRPERQDPPERLIQMALDAGCFFSIDSDAHAPGQLDFLQYGAERAEAAGVPRERIVTTWPLAQLQEWLALKK; this is translated from the coding sequence ATGGATCCCGTTGAGGCGCTCGATGAAATTTCCTTCTGGCTGGAACGCAGCCTCGCACCGACGTTCAAAGTGCAGGCCTTCAGGAAAGCGGCCGACGTCGTGCGGCAGCTGCCGCCCGGCGAGTTGCCGCGCCTGATCGCGTCCGGCCGGCTGACGAGCCTGAAGGGGGTTGGCAACCGCAGCGCGGAAGTCATTTCGCAGGCCATGGAAGACCGCGTTCCGGACTACTTGGCCGACCTCCGCGAGCGGGGCAGCGAACCGCTCGCCGCCGGTGGCCATGGGCTTGCTTCGGCCTTGCGCGGCGACCTGCACAGCCACAGCAACTGGTCCGACGGCGGATCGCCGATCGAAACGATGGTGGCGGCAGCCCGCACCCTGGGCCGCGAGTACCTCGCACTGACGGACCACTCCCCCAACCTCACGATTGCCAACGGCCTCAGCGCGGAACGCCTCGAGCAGCAATTGGGCATAGTGGAGGAGGTCAACGCCGGCCAGGACGGGTTCCGGCTGCTCAAGGGCATCGAAGTGGACATCCTGGAAGACGGAACCCTGGACCAGACGCCGGAAATGCTGGAACGGCTGAATGTGGTGGTGGCAAGCGTCCATTCCAAGCTGCGCTCCGATTCGAAGACCATGACACAGCGCATGCTCGGCGGCATCAGCGACCCCCACACCAACGTCCTGGGCCATTGCACCGGACGGCTGGTCCAGGGTTCGCGCGGCACCAGGCCCGAATCCGAGTTCGACGCCGCAAAGGTTTTCAAGGAATGTGCCGAATGGGGAGTAGCGGTGGAGATCAATTCCCGGCCGGAGCGACAGGACCCGCCCGAACGGCTCATCCAGATGGCCCTTGATGCAGGGTGCTTCTTCAGCATCGACAGTGACGCCCACGCTCCCGGCCAACTGGACTTCCTGCAATACGGTGCGGAGCGGGCAGAGGCCGCCGGTGTACCCCGGGAAAGGATCGTAACAACCTGGCCGCTGGCGCAGTTGCAGGAATGGCTGGCCCTCAAGAAGTAG
- a CDS encoding DUF485 domain-containing protein yields MGNDAQPQDATASVDFQEVQQTERFKKLRKRHRSFVFPMAAAFLLWYFAYVLLADYAVGFMSIKVWGNINVGLILGLLQFVTTFGITAWYVSYSNRKLDPIAAEIRNEIEGHEFDKSGSLTRGGAQ; encoded by the coding sequence ATGGGTAATGATGCCCAACCCCAGGACGCGACAGCGTCCGTGGACTTCCAGGAAGTCCAGCAGACGGAGCGGTTCAAGAAGTTGCGCAAGCGGCACAGGAGCTTCGTCTTTCCCATGGCAGCAGCGTTCCTGCTGTGGTACTTCGCCTACGTTCTCTTGGCCGACTACGCGGTCGGCTTCATGTCCATCAAAGTGTGGGGAAACATCAACGTCGGCCTGATCCTGGGGCTGCTCCAGTTCGTCACCACTTTCGGGATCACCGCGTGGTACGTCAGCTACTCCAACAGGAAACTCGACCCCATCGCCGCCGAAATCCGGAACGAAATCGAAGGCCATGAGTTTGATAAGTCCGGCAGCCTAACCCGTGGGGGAGCGCAGTGA
- a CDS encoding TetR/AcrR family transcriptional regulator, translating to MTQHAQTTQRSQATQRSQAKEERRVALLSAAAGLFAENGFARVSLEDLGAAAGVSGPAVYRHFPGKQAVLGELLLSVSRELQDGGLKVVAEAGNALAALEGLVAFHVDFALRNPDVIRVQDRDFGSLSEADQAEVRALQRGYVETWVDVLKEVHPGSDPAELRVRAHAAFGLINSTPHSVRQHGRKIAVKSARPVLERMALAALTVGTPAG from the coding sequence GTGACCCAGCATGCTCAAACAACCCAGCGCAGCCAGGCAACACAGCGCAGCCAGGCCAAGGAAGAGCGGCGCGTGGCGTTGCTTTCCGCCGCTGCCGGCCTCTTCGCGGAGAACGGATTCGCCAGGGTTTCCCTTGAGGACCTTGGCGCCGCCGCGGGCGTCAGCGGACCTGCCGTGTACCGGCACTTCCCCGGTAAGCAGGCCGTGTTGGGCGAGCTCCTCCTGAGCGTCAGCCGCGAGCTGCAGGACGGTGGGCTCAAGGTGGTGGCCGAGGCCGGGAATGCGCTTGCAGCCTTGGAGGGCCTGGTTGCTTTCCACGTGGACTTTGCCCTGCGGAATCCGGACGTCATCAGGGTCCAGGACCGCGACTTCGGAAGCCTCAGCGAAGCTGACCAGGCGGAGGTGCGGGCCCTCCAGCGTGGCTATGTGGAGACGTGGGTTGATGTCCTCAAGGAGGTGCATCCCGGCAGTGATCCCGCCGAGCTTCGGGTCCGCGCGCATGCCGCTTTCGGCCTGATCAACTCCACCCCGCATTCCGTCCGCCAGCATGGCAGGAAGATCGCCGTGAAGTCTGCCCGGCCGGTTCTTGAACGGATGGCACTGGCGGCCTTGACTGTTGGAACGCCGGCAGGCTGA
- a CDS encoding dihydrolipoamide acetyltransferase family protein yields MSATMIKEFKLPDLGEGLTESEILSWKVAVGDTVSLNQVIAEVETAKAVVELPSPFAGVVAALHEEPGTVVEVGKPIVSFEVDDAGAAQGAEATDAESPAGPAKREPNLVGYGAVVEHSGRPARRARAAAPAVAPRAEETAVGERPRSTPPVRKLARDLGVDLERVTGTGPHGLITREDVQNFAGAPAPDAQAPTAPAALGRETRTPVKGVRKFSAAAMVQSAFTAPHVTEFLTVDVTPTMELLARLKTNRAFDGVKLTPLTIAAKAVLIALRNNPTLNTHWDDEKQEIVQYHYVNLGIAAATPRGLTVPNIKDAEQLPLRELAVQLSELTDTARAGKTSPADLSGGTISITNIGVFGIDAGTPILNPGEAAIVALGAVRKAPWVVDDELVVRQVMSLSLSFDHRLVDGEQGSRFLADLGAILSDPAMVLTMV; encoded by the coding sequence ATGAGCGCCACCATGATCAAGGAATTCAAACTTCCGGACCTCGGCGAGGGCCTCACTGAGTCCGAGATCCTTAGCTGGAAAGTGGCGGTGGGGGATACCGTCAGCCTCAACCAGGTCATTGCCGAGGTTGAGACGGCCAAGGCAGTGGTGGAGCTTCCGTCCCCGTTTGCGGGAGTGGTAGCGGCTTTGCATGAGGAACCCGGCACGGTGGTTGAGGTGGGCAAGCCGATTGTCTCGTTCGAAGTGGACGACGCCGGAGCTGCCCAGGGCGCAGAGGCGACGGACGCCGAATCTCCGGCCGGTCCCGCCAAACGCGAGCCGAACCTGGTAGGTTACGGCGCCGTCGTCGAGCATTCAGGGCGGCCCGCGAGGCGTGCCCGCGCTGCTGCCCCGGCGGTTGCTCCCCGGGCAGAGGAAACGGCCGTCGGGGAGAGGCCGCGTTCCACGCCGCCCGTCCGCAAACTGGCCCGGGACCTCGGCGTCGATCTGGAGCGCGTCACCGGAACCGGCCCGCACGGGCTGATCACCCGCGAGGATGTACAGAACTTTGCGGGCGCACCGGCACCGGACGCACAGGCCCCCACGGCGCCGGCCGCCCTTGGCCGGGAAACCCGGACCCCGGTCAAGGGCGTACGCAAGTTCAGCGCGGCTGCCATGGTGCAAAGCGCCTTCACCGCACCGCACGTCACGGAGTTCCTTACCGTGGATGTCACTCCAACCATGGAGTTGTTGGCCCGGCTAAAGACCAACAGAGCGTTCGACGGCGTGAAGTTGACCCCGCTCACCATCGCGGCAAAGGCCGTGCTGATTGCGCTGCGGAACAACCCCACCCTCAATACGCACTGGGACGATGAAAAGCAGGAGATTGTCCAGTACCACTACGTCAACCTCGGCATCGCGGCCGCTACTCCACGCGGCCTGACGGTGCCGAACATCAAGGATGCGGAGCAGCTGCCGCTGCGAGAACTCGCCGTTCAGTTGTCCGAACTGACGGACACTGCCCGGGCAGGGAAGACATCCCCGGCGGACCTGTCGGGCGGCACGATCTCCATCACCAACATAGGTGTCTTCGGCATTGACGCCGGGACGCCCATCCTCAACCCGGGCGAAGCTGCCATTGTGGCGTTGGGAGCGGTGCGGAAAGCGCCGTGGGTGGTGGACGACGAACTGGTGGTCCGCCAGGTGATGTCGCTCAGCCTGTCCTTCGACCACCGCCTGGTGGACGGGGAACAGGGGTCGCGGTTCCTGGCCGACCTCGGCGCGATCCTTTCCGACCCGGCGATGGTGCTGACCATGGTCTAG
- a CDS encoding Lrp/AsnC family transcriptional regulator has protein sequence MQPLDGTDTRLLSAMAKDPRGTVVALAQKLGLSRNTVQARMAQLEKKHAFLSFERRINPVALGYPLTAFISVHVQQQKLATLAKDLADIPEILEGFGLTGSADLLLRVVALDAEDLFRINGKILACDGVERTDTALAMREMIPYRVQPLLGRRSEG, from the coding sequence ATGCAACCACTGGATGGCACCGATACCCGTCTCCTCTCGGCCATGGCGAAGGACCCGCGGGGAACAGTGGTCGCCCTGGCCCAAAAGCTCGGCCTCTCCAGAAACACCGTCCAGGCGCGCATGGCACAGCTTGAGAAGAAGCACGCCTTCCTGTCCTTCGAACGGCGGATCAATCCGGTCGCGCTGGGGTACCCGCTCACAGCCTTCATCAGTGTCCACGTGCAGCAGCAGAAACTGGCAACGTTGGCAAAGGACCTGGCCGATATCCCGGAAATCCTGGAAGGCTTCGGCCTGACCGGTTCGGCTGACCTGCTGTTGCGGGTGGTGGCCTTGGACGCGGAGGACCTCTTCAGGATCAACGGCAAGATCCTGGCCTGCGACGGCGTTGAGCGCACGGATACAGCGCTGGCCATGCGGGAGATGATTCCCTACCGGGTCCAGCCGCTTCTGGGAAGGCGCTCGGAAGGGTAG
- a CDS encoding alpha-ketoacid dehydrogenase subunit beta gives MSKLTFARAINAGLRKSLESDPKVVLIGEDIGTLGGVFRVTDGLQKDFGRHRVIDSPLAESGIVGTAVGLAYRGYRPVCEIQFDGFIYPAFDQIVSQVAKMHYRTQGRVKMPITIRVPFGGGIGSPEHHSESPEAYFTHTSGLRVVAVSNPQDAYTMIQQAIASDDPVLYFEPKRRYHDKGDVDEAADLSSALPMDKAAMVNAGTDVTLVAYGPLVKTARDAAQAAADEGTSVEVIDLRSLAPVDYPVVEASVRKTGRLVITHEAAQSGGLGAEIAASITERCFNYLETAPVRITGFDVPYPYSKLEMHHLPDLDRILDGVDRALGRPNSLSGLEG, from the coding sequence ATGTCCAAGCTCACTTTTGCCCGGGCCATCAACGCAGGGCTCCGCAAGTCATTGGAAAGCGATCCCAAGGTAGTTCTCATCGGCGAGGACATCGGTACCCTCGGAGGTGTTTTCCGGGTCACCGACGGACTCCAGAAAGACTTCGGGCGGCACCGCGTCATCGATTCCCCGCTGGCGGAGTCAGGCATCGTAGGCACGGCAGTCGGCCTTGCCTACCGCGGCTACCGCCCTGTGTGCGAGATCCAGTTCGACGGTTTTATCTACCCTGCTTTCGACCAGATCGTCAGCCAGGTGGCCAAGATGCACTACCGGACGCAGGGCCGGGTCAAAATGCCCATCACCATCCGGGTTCCCTTCGGTGGCGGTATAGGCTCTCCGGAGCACCATTCGGAGTCCCCGGAGGCCTATTTCACCCACACGTCCGGGCTGCGGGTGGTGGCCGTATCCAATCCGCAGGATGCCTACACCATGATCCAGCAGGCCATCGCCTCGGATGACCCCGTGCTCTACTTCGAACCCAAGCGCCGCTATCACGACAAGGGCGATGTGGATGAGGCCGCGGACCTCTCATCGGCACTTCCCATGGACAAGGCAGCCATGGTGAACGCCGGCACGGACGTCACTCTGGTGGCCTACGGTCCCTTGGTCAAGACGGCCAGGGATGCCGCGCAGGCCGCGGCGGACGAGGGAACCTCGGTGGAAGTCATCGATCTTCGGTCCTTGGCGCCGGTGGACTATCCCGTGGTCGAGGCGTCGGTCCGCAAGACCGGCCGCCTGGTCATCACGCATGAGGCAGCCCAATCCGGCGGCCTGGGTGCCGAGATCGCGGCCAGCATCACGGAGCGCTGCTTCAACTACCTAGAAACAGCGCCGGTGCGGATCACTGGCTTCGACGTTCCCTACCCCTATTCCAAGCTCGAAATGCACCATCTGCCGGACTTGGACCGGATCCTGGATGGCGTTGATCGCGCGCTGGGCCGCCCCAACTCGTTGAGTGGACTGGAAGGATGA
- a CDS encoding solute symporter family protein has protein sequence MVPAVEVAALKDTTLLNMGIFALFVAVTMVIVFRASRNNKTAADYYAAGRSFTGSQNGTAIAGDYLSAASFLGITGAIAINGYDGFLYSIGFLVAWLVALLLVAELLRNTGKFTMADVLSFRLRQRPVRIAAALSTLAVCFFYLLAQMAGAGSLISLLLGISDWGGQALVIIVVGALMIMYVLIGGMKGTTWVQIIKAILLIAGAAVMTAWVLSIYGFNLSNLLGSAAEAANNPAILNPGLQYGKSDTSKLDFMSLGLALVLGTAALPHVLMRFYTVPTAKEARKSVVWSIWLIGLFYLFTLVLGYGAAALVGAETIKSAPGGVNSAAPLLAFHLGGPLLLGFISAVAFATILAVVAGLTITAAASFAHDIYANVISKGKADATTEVKVARRTVVVIGILAILGGIFANGQNVAFLVALAFAVAASANLPTIVYSLFWRKFTTQGAVWSMYGGLASAILLITFSPVVSGAKTSMIQGANFAFFPLSNPGIVSIPLAFFLGWLGTVLDKRREDAAKQAEMEVRSLTGVGAEKAVDH, from the coding sequence ATGGTCCCTGCAGTGGAAGTTGCTGCACTCAAAGACACCACACTCTTGAACATGGGCATCTTCGCCCTCTTCGTTGCGGTCACCATGGTGATCGTCTTCCGTGCCAGCAGGAACAACAAGACTGCGGCTGACTACTACGCCGCCGGACGTTCCTTCACGGGCTCCCAGAACGGAACTGCCATCGCCGGCGACTACCTTTCGGCGGCCTCGTTCCTCGGCATCACCGGCGCGATCGCCATCAACGGCTATGACGGATTCCTTTACTCGATCGGGTTCCTCGTGGCCTGGCTGGTTGCCCTGCTGCTTGTGGCAGAGCTGCTGCGGAACACCGGTAAGTTCACCATGGCCGACGTCCTGTCCTTCCGCCTCCGGCAGCGGCCGGTCCGGATTGCCGCTGCGCTCTCGACGCTGGCGGTCTGCTTCTTCTACCTGCTGGCCCAGATGGCGGGAGCGGGCAGCCTGATTTCGCTGTTGCTGGGCATCAGCGACTGGGGCGGCCAGGCACTGGTGATCATCGTCGTCGGCGCCCTCATGATCATGTACGTCCTGATCGGCGGCATGAAGGGCACCACTTGGGTGCAGATCATCAAGGCCATCCTGCTCATCGCCGGCGCGGCCGTCATGACAGCCTGGGTACTTTCCATCTACGGCTTCAACCTGTCCAACCTCCTGGGATCGGCAGCGGAAGCCGCCAACAACCCCGCAATCCTGAACCCGGGCCTGCAATACGGCAAGTCGGACACCTCCAAGCTCGACTTCATGTCCCTTGGCCTGGCGTTGGTCCTTGGCACGGCAGCACTGCCGCACGTCCTGATGCGCTTCTACACCGTTCCCACGGCCAAGGAAGCGCGCAAGTCCGTGGTGTGGTCCATCTGGTTGATCGGCCTCTTCTACCTCTTCACCCTGGTACTGGGGTATGGTGCCGCAGCCCTGGTGGGCGCGGAGACCATCAAGTCTGCCCCGGGCGGCGTGAACTCCGCGGCTCCGCTGCTGGCCTTCCACCTGGGCGGGCCGCTGCTGCTGGGCTTCATCTCGGCTGTCGCCTTCGCCACCATCCTCGCGGTGGTTGCCGGCCTCACCATCACCGCGGCGGCATCGTTCGCCCACGATATCTACGCCAACGTCATCTCCAAGGGCAAAGCCGACGCCACTACGGAAGTGAAGGTTGCACGGCGCACCGTAGTGGTCATCGGCATCCTGGCAATCCTCGGCGGGATCTTTGCCAACGGACAGAACGTTGCCTTCCTGGTGGCACTGGCCTTCGCGGTCGCGGCCTCGGCCAACCTGCCCACCATTGTCTACTCCCTGTTCTGGCGGAAGTTCACCACGCAAGGTGCGGTGTGGAGCATGTACGGCGGCCTGGCCTCAGCCATCCTGCTGATCACCTTCTCGCCGGTGGTGTCCGGTGCCAAGACCTCCATGATCCAGGGAGCCAACTTCGCGTTCTTCCCGCTCAGCAACCCCGGTATCGTCTCCATACCGTTGGCTTTCTTCCTGGGCTGGTTGGGTACAGTCCTGGACAAGCGGCGTGAAGACGCTGCCAAGCAGGCCGAAATGGAGGTGCGCTCGCTGACCGGCGTCGGAGCCGAGAAAGCGGTAGACCACTGA
- a CDS encoding NAD-dependent epimerase/dehydratase family protein, with protein MKIAVTGGSGKLGRSVVRRLAEDGHQVFNLDRDGERGPGYVSVDLRNYGQVVDVILGLDDRHDGLDAIVHLGAIPAPGLAPDSAIFENNMLSTYNVFQSARRAGIKKVVYASSETVLGLPFDAPPPYIPVDEEYDARPESTYSLVKHLEEQMAIQLTRWDPELSITALRFSNVMDPEDYGAFPSFDADATRRKWNLWGYIDARDGAQAVARALEVAPPGFERFIIAAADTVMSRSSAELAAEVFPGVDVVKELQQHETMLSIDKARRLLGFEPEHSWRDTRQAS; from the coding sequence ATGAAGATTGCTGTCACCGGTGGAAGCGGAAAGTTGGGCAGGAGCGTCGTGCGGAGGCTGGCAGAGGATGGCCACCAAGTGTTCAACCTCGACCGGGACGGCGAGCGGGGCCCTGGATACGTCAGCGTCGACCTGCGCAACTACGGCCAGGTGGTGGACGTGATCCTTGGGCTCGACGACCGGCACGACGGTCTGGATGCGATCGTCCACCTAGGGGCCATCCCGGCCCCCGGGCTGGCCCCCGACTCCGCGATCTTCGAGAACAACATGCTCTCCACCTACAACGTGTTCCAGTCAGCACGCCGTGCAGGCATCAAGAAGGTCGTCTACGCCTCCAGCGAGACAGTGCTTGGCCTACCCTTCGATGCGCCGCCGCCCTACATCCCGGTGGATGAGGAATACGACGCACGGCCCGAAAGCACGTATTCGCTGGTCAAGCACCTGGAAGAGCAGATGGCCATCCAACTCACCCGATGGGACCCCGAGCTCAGCATCACGGCCCTGCGTTTTTCGAATGTCATGGATCCTGAAGACTACGGCGCGTTCCCGTCCTTCGACGCTGACGCGACCCGGCGTAAGTGGAACCTTTGGGGCTACATCGACGCCCGCGACGGCGCCCAGGCCGTGGCCCGCGCCCTCGAGGTTGCCCCGCCAGGGTTCGAACGGTTCATCATCGCCGCGGCAGACACCGTCATGAGCCGGAGCAGTGCCGAACTTGCCGCGGAAGTCTTTCCCGGCGTCGACGTCGTCAAGGAACTGCAGCAGCACGAAACGATGCTGTCCATCGACAAGGCCCGGAGGCTACTGGGATTCGAACCCGAACACAGCTGGCGGGACACCCGCCAGGCAAGCTAG
- a CDS encoding carboxyl transferase domain-containing protein encodes METIASVAGAATSTFAANEEAQRKLVDELKERLATTALGGPPKSRERHISRGKLLPRERIDYLLDEGSPFLEIAPLAANGMYSDDSPGAGVIAGIGLVHGRHVLVISNDATVKGGTYYPMTVKKHLRAQEIALENKLPCIYLVDSGGAFLPKQDEVFPDKEHFGRIFYNQARMSAAKIPQIASVMGSCTAGGAYVPAMSDETVIVRNQGTIFLGGPPLVKAAIGEIVTAEELGGGDVHAKVSGVADHLAENDQHALEIVRDIVATLPQPAPPAWDVLDVVLPPVVEPSGIYGVVPTDVNAQYDVREAIARIVDGSEFHEFKKDYGTTLVTGFAHLHGHPVGIVANNGVLFSESSLKGAHFIELCDQRGIPLIFLQNLSGFMVGKDYEQGGIAKNGAKMVTAVATARVPKLTVVIGGSFGAGNYSMCGRAYSPRFLWMWPAARISVMGGNQASSVLATVKREQLEAAGQEWSADDEEAFKAPIKKQYEDQGSPYYSTARLWDDGIIDPADTRRVLGMALDVVSRQPLPETSFGLFRM; translated from the coding sequence ATGGAGACGATAGCCAGCGTTGCAGGGGCTGCCACGAGCACCTTTGCGGCCAACGAGGAAGCCCAGCGCAAGCTGGTGGATGAACTTAAGGAGCGCCTCGCAACCACTGCGCTGGGCGGCCCGCCCAAGTCCCGCGAGCGCCACATTTCCCGTGGAAAACTCCTTCCCAGGGAGCGCATCGACTACCTGTTGGACGAGGGCAGCCCGTTCCTGGAGATTGCGCCGCTGGCGGCCAACGGCATGTACAGCGACGATTCACCTGGAGCCGGGGTCATCGCAGGCATCGGGCTGGTCCATGGCCGGCATGTGCTGGTCATCTCCAACGACGCCACCGTCAAAGGCGGAACCTACTATCCCATGACGGTGAAGAAGCACCTCCGGGCGCAGGAGATTGCCTTGGAGAACAAGCTGCCGTGCATCTACCTCGTGGACTCCGGGGGCGCCTTCCTTCCCAAGCAGGACGAGGTGTTCCCCGACAAGGAGCACTTCGGCCGGATCTTCTACAACCAGGCGCGCATGTCGGCTGCCAAGATTCCACAGATCGCCTCAGTGATGGGTTCCTGCACGGCCGGTGGCGCCTACGTCCCGGCCATGAGCGATGAGACGGTCATTGTGCGGAACCAGGGCACCATCTTCCTTGGCGGACCGCCGCTGGTGAAGGCAGCCATCGGAGAGATCGTCACGGCGGAGGAACTCGGTGGCGGCGACGTTCACGCCAAGGTATCCGGAGTAGCGGACCACCTGGCCGAGAACGACCAGCACGCGCTGGAAATTGTCCGCGACATCGTGGCGACGTTGCCACAGCCGGCCCCGCCGGCCTGGGACGTGCTCGACGTCGTCCTGCCGCCCGTCGTCGAACCGTCCGGTATCTACGGCGTGGTTCCGACCGACGTCAACGCGCAGTACGACGTTCGCGAAGCCATTGCCAGGATCGTGGACGGTTCCGAATTCCATGAGTTCAAGAAGGACTACGGGACAACGTTGGTGACGGGCTTTGCGCATCTGCACGGACACCCCGTGGGCATCGTGGCCAACAACGGAGTGCTGTTCAGCGAGTCCTCACTCAAAGGGGCGCACTTCATTGAACTGTGTGACCAACGTGGAATTCCCCTGATCTTCCTGCAGAACCTTTCCGGGTTCATGGTGGGCAAGGACTATGAACAGGGCGGCATAGCGAAGAACGGCGCCAAGATGGTCACCGCGGTTGCCACAGCCCGGGTTCCGAAACTGACGGTAGTGATCGGCGGCAGCTTCGGGGCGGGCAACTACTCCATGTGCGGCCGGGCCTACTCGCCACGGTTCCTGTGGATGTGGCCGGCAGCCCGTATCTCCGTGATGGGCGGAAACCAGGCTTCCAGTGTCCTTGCCACCGTCAAACGCGAACAGCTGGAGGCCGCGGGCCAGGAATGGTCCGCCGACGACGAGGAAGCGTTCAAGGCGCCCATCAAAAAGCAATACGAGGACCAGGGGAGCCCTTACTACTCAACGGCGCGGCTCTGGGACGACGGCATCATCGACCCCGCCGACACCCGCCGGGTCCTTGGGATGGCCCTGGACGTCGTTTCCCGCCAACCGCTGCCCGAAACTTCCTTCGGCCTTTTCAGGATGTGA
- the pdhA gene encoding pyruvate dehydrogenase (acetyl-transferring) E1 component subunit alpha — MLTDKAGTDAGTTAPDPGLSGHNPLRTGGGMLQLVSPEGERISHPEFDLWIKDIGDEQLCSLFEDMTVIRRIDAEATALQRQGELALWPPLLGQEASQIGSSRALRDEDFVFPSYRESGVAYVRGAHVSEIAKVWRGNALYSWDPQRINMATPQIIIGSQSLHATGYAMGVQLDGASSAVMAYFGDGATSEGDVNEAMVFAASFQAPVVFFCQNNHWAISEPVRVQSHVQLADRPTGFGIPSMRVDGNDVLAVMAATRVALDRARKGGGPTFIEAVTYRMGPHTTADDPTRYRDANELEDWAAKDPILRIRRLLDAKGLLTEELEAQVKAKADAVGTELRTSCITMPDPQPLDVFNHVYSTPNPWIERQKDHYSRYLNSFNTVEEGAR, encoded by the coding sequence ATGTTGACGGACAAGGCGGGAACGGACGCAGGCACCACTGCTCCGGACCCGGGACTCAGCGGACACAATCCCTTGCGGACCGGCGGCGGGATGCTGCAATTGGTCTCCCCGGAGGGGGAGCGGATAAGCCATCCCGAGTTCGATCTCTGGATCAAGGACATCGGAGACGAACAGCTTTGTTCCCTCTTTGAGGACATGACTGTCATCCGCCGCATCGACGCCGAGGCCACCGCCCTGCAACGCCAAGGTGAACTGGCCCTGTGGCCGCCCCTGCTCGGCCAGGAAGCATCGCAGATTGGTTCCAGCCGGGCCCTTCGTGACGAAGATTTCGTCTTTCCCAGCTACCGCGAGAGCGGCGTGGCGTACGTACGCGGCGCCCACGTGTCCGAGATCGCCAAGGTCTGGCGCGGCAACGCTTTATACAGCTGGGATCCGCAGCGGATCAACATGGCCACCCCCCAGATCATCATCGGGTCCCAGAGCCTGCACGCCACCGGCTATGCGATGGGCGTTCAACTGGACGGCGCCAGCTCCGCGGTCATGGCCTACTTCGGCGACGGAGCTACCAGTGAAGGCGACGTCAACGAGGCCATGGTCTTCGCCGCCAGCTTCCAGGCCCCGGTGGTGTTCTTCTGCCAGAACAACCACTGGGCCATTTCCGAACCCGTGCGCGTACAGTCCCACGTCCAGCTGGCGGACCGTCCCACCGGTTTCGGCATTCCCAGCATGCGGGTTGACGGCAACGACGTCCTGGCCGTCATGGCAGCCACCCGGGTGGCGCTGGACAGGGCACGCAAGGGCGGTGGGCCGACGTTCATAGAAGCGGTCACGTACCGCATGGGTCCGCACACGACGGCGGACGACCCCACCCGTTACCGGGACGCCAACGAACTGGAAGACTGGGCGGCGAAGGATCCCATCCTCCGCATTCGCAGGCTGCTCGATGCCAAAGGCCTGCTGACGGAGGAACTTGAAGCACAGGTCAAAGCGAAGGCCGACGCCGTGGGAACCGAATTGAGGACCAGTTGCATCACCATGCCGGATCCCCAACCCCTGGATGTGTTCAACCACGTCTACAGCACGCCCAATCCTTGGATTGAACGGCAGAAGGACCACTATTCGCGCTACCTGAACAGCTTCAACACCGTCGAGGAAGGTGCCCGCTGA